The following proteins come from a genomic window of Methylorubrum populi:
- a CDS encoding TonB-dependent siderophore receptor: protein MGSVHTFVGIRALRTLALAGASLVALTAGAAAQQATARLEELSVEGSGRGAGAIGVGQAAQRGPDGRAAPEDPRGPVRGYVATRSATATKTNTPLIETPQSITVVGREQIDAQKAQTLTQATQYTAGVYSGTFGADTRVDYFTLRGFIASDYGIYRDGLQVLNYGFGTFKVETFGLERIEVLRGPAAVLFGAGNPGGIINQITKRPTTQPFGYVEVGGGSFGQVYGAFDIGGPVDDSGHWFYRLTGFGRQGGTQVDGAPDDRAYIAPALTYRPDAGTSLTILTSYQRDSTAVTANFLPYSGTVRRNLSGLRIPRSLNVGDPAINTFQREQAFAGYEFEHAFDETWTFRQNLRYSFSDAFQNSYLNQTGYVDAATETTLNRYQFLTSSKVGIFQVDNQAEARFFDGFFAHDLLIGLDYKRYDLHDNQGTNFAAGYTVPGLSLLNPIYGQIRGRPAPYLVNADTFQQLGIYVQDQIKLTDRLTLVLGGRQDFADNVVRDRLSPANSSSRSDEAFSGRAALIYNFPEGLAPYVSYSTSFQPQIGSDANGRSYAPEYGEQVEVGVKFEPVGYGFFLTAAAFDLVRQNVLQPIPGTFFSAPLGEVRSRGVEVQAVANLAEGLNLVGAFTAYDLQTIKGNADQVGRTPTRIPEVLASVFADYTIPTGDWRGFGFGGGVRYVGRSFADVANTLTVPDYVLFDAQIHYTWDNWRAAINATNIGDRRFVSSCISANECFYGEARRVLGSISYKW, encoded by the coding sequence ATGGGGTCGGTTCACACGTTCGTCGGCATCCGCGCCTTGCGGACCCTGGCACTGGCCGGCGCCTCGCTCGTCGCCCTCACGGCGGGCGCCGCCGCGCAGCAGGCAACGGCGCGGCTCGAAGAACTGTCGGTCGAAGGCAGCGGCCGTGGCGCCGGCGCCATCGGCGTGGGCCAAGCCGCCCAGCGCGGTCCGGACGGCCGTGCCGCGCCCGAGGATCCGCGCGGCCCCGTCCGGGGCTACGTCGCCACCCGTTCGGCCACCGCGACCAAGACCAATACGCCGCTGATCGAGACGCCGCAGTCGATCACTGTCGTCGGTCGCGAGCAGATCGACGCGCAGAAGGCGCAGACGCTGACGCAGGCGACGCAGTACACGGCCGGCGTCTATTCGGGCACGTTCGGCGCCGATACCCGCGTGGATTACTTCACCCTGCGCGGCTTCATCGCCAGCGATTACGGCATCTACCGCGACGGCCTTCAGGTGCTGAACTACGGCTTCGGCACCTTCAAGGTCGAGACCTTCGGCCTGGAGCGGATCGAGGTGCTGCGCGGACCGGCCGCGGTGCTGTTCGGCGCCGGCAATCCCGGCGGCATCATCAACCAGATCACCAAGCGGCCGACGACCCAGCCCTTCGGCTATGTCGAGGTCGGCGGCGGATCGTTCGGGCAGGTCTACGGCGCCTTCGATATCGGCGGCCCGGTCGACGATTCGGGCCACTGGTTCTATCGCCTCACCGGCTTCGGCCGGCAGGGCGGCACGCAGGTCGACGGGGCCCCCGACGACCGCGCCTACATCGCGCCCGCCCTGACCTATCGCCCCGATGCCGGCACCTCGCTCACCATCCTGACCAGCTACCAGCGCGACTCGACCGCCGTCACCGCGAACTTCCTGCCCTATTCCGGCACCGTGCGGCGCAATCTCAGCGGGCTGCGCATCCCGCGCTCGCTGAATGTCGGCGATCCGGCGATCAACACCTTCCAGCGCGAGCAGGCCTTCGCGGGCTACGAGTTCGAGCACGCCTTCGACGAGACCTGGACCTTCCGCCAGAACCTCCGCTACTCGTTCAGCGACGCGTTCCAGAATTCGTACCTGAACCAGACCGGCTACGTCGACGCCGCGACCGAGACGACCCTCAACCGCTACCAGTTCCTGACCAGCTCGAAGGTCGGGATCTTCCAGGTCGACAACCAGGCCGAGGCGCGCTTCTTCGACGGCTTCTTCGCCCACGATCTGCTGATCGGCCTCGACTACAAGCGCTACGACCTGCACGACAACCAGGGCACCAACTTCGCGGCCGGCTACACCGTGCCGGGGCTCAGCCTTCTCAACCCGATCTACGGCCAGATCCGCGGCCGCCCGGCCCCCTACCTCGTCAACGCCGACACCTTCCAGCAGCTCGGCATCTATGTGCAGGACCAGATCAAGCTCACCGACCGCCTGACCCTCGTCCTCGGCGGGCGCCAGGACTTCGCCGACAACGTCGTGCGCGACCGTCTCAGCCCGGCCAACAGCAGCAGCCGCAGCGACGAGGCCTTCAGCGGCCGTGCCGCCCTGATCTACAACTTCCCCGAAGGGCTCGCGCCCTATGTCAGCTACTCGACCTCGTTCCAGCCGCAGATCGGCTCGGACGCCAACGGCCGGAGCTACGCGCCCGAATACGGCGAGCAGGTCGAGGTCGGCGTCAAGTTCGAGCCCGTCGGGTACGGCTTCTTCCTGACGGCGGCGGCCTTCGATCTCGTGCGCCAGAACGTGCTGCAGCCGATTCCGGGCACGTTCTTCAGCGCGCCGCTCGGCGAGGTCCGCTCCCGCGGTGTCGAGGTGCAGGCCGTGGCCAACCTCGCCGAGGGGCTGAACCTCGTCGGCGCCTTCACCGCCTACGATCTGCAAACCATCAAGGGCAACGCCGATCAGGTCGGCCGCACGCCGACCCGCATCCCGGAGGTGCTGGCCTCGGTCTTCGCCGACTACACCATCCCCACCGGCGACTGGCGCGGCTTCGGCTTCGGCGGCGGCGTCCGCTACGTGGGGCGCTCCTTCGCGGATGTCGCCAACACCCTGACCGTGCCGGACTACGTGCTGTTCGACGCGCAGATCCACTACACCTGGGACAACTGGCGCGCGGCGATCAACGCCACCAATATCGGCGACCGCCGCTTCGTCTCCTCGTGCATCTCGGCCAACG